A region from the Curtobacterium sp. MCBA15_012 genome encodes:
- a CDS encoding ATP-grasp domain-containing protein: protein MPDHSHLRVAVIGGGANDEHDVSLASAAAAERALRAGGTATVALTVGRDGSWHAADGTPLSAAAAVAAITTCDAAFPLLHGDHGEDGAVAGLLDMIGVPVVGSPVRAGALAADKWVTKLVAEALGIATAPGVLVRRTADDREVDVAVRALPGPPWVVKPTSAGSSNGVTVVRRSAGVAAAVRHARAAGDAVLVESFVSGREVDVALFRDATGTLRTGAPLEVVVAADQVFDREQKYDGTADFRVPARLSTAEQAAVTGAAVALYDALGCAGVARFDFFVTDDGVVLNEVNTTPGFTERSQVPLVFAAVGLDQVALVDALLRAATAR, encoded by the coding sequence GTGCCTGACCACTCCCACCTCCGCGTCGCCGTCATCGGCGGCGGCGCGAACGACGAACACGACGTCTCCCTGGCGTCGGCGGCCGCCGCCGAGCGGGCACTCCGCGCCGGCGGCACCGCGACCGTCGCGCTCACGGTCGGGCGCGACGGTTCCTGGCACGCGGCGGACGGGACGCCCCTGTCCGCCGCCGCCGCGGTCGCCGCGATCACCACCTGCGACGCCGCCTTCCCGCTCCTGCACGGCGACCACGGCGAGGACGGCGCGGTCGCCGGGCTGCTCGACATGATCGGCGTGCCGGTCGTCGGTTCGCCGGTCCGGGCGGGGGCGCTCGCCGCGGACAAGTGGGTGACGAAGCTCGTGGCCGAGGCACTGGGCATCGCGACCGCGCCGGGTGTGCTCGTGCGCCGGACGGCCGACGACCGCGAGGTCGACGTCGCCGTGCGGGCGCTGCCCGGACCGCCGTGGGTCGTGAAGCCCACCTCGGCCGGGTCGAGCAACGGCGTCACGGTCGTGCGGCGGTCCGCCGGGGTCGCCGCAGCCGTCCGGCACGCACGGGCGGCGGGCGACGCGGTGCTCGTCGAGTCGTTCGTCTCCGGCCGCGAGGTCGACGTCGCCCTGTTCCGGGACGCGACCGGGACGCTCCGCACCGGGGCGCCGCTCGAGGTCGTGGTCGCCGCGGACCAGGTGTTCGACCGGGAGCAGAAGTACGACGGGACGGCCGACTTCCGCGTCCCCGCGCGCCTGTCGACCGCCGAGCAGGCGGCGGTGACGGGGGCGGCCGTGGCGCTGTACGACGCGCTCGGGTGCGCCGGGGTGGCCCGGTTCGACTTCTTCGTGACCGACGACGGGGTCGTGCTCAACGAGGTGAACACCACGCCGGGCTTCACCGAACGGTCGCAGGTGCCGCTCGTGTTCGCCGCCGTCGGACTCGACCAGGTCGCCCTCGTCGACGCGCTCCTGCGCGCGGCCACCGCACGGTGA
- the alr gene encoding alanine racemase encodes MTAPVSELLVHDDAVRANTAHFAALTGGRLMAVLKADGFGHGAVARSVLEAGAGSVGVTSVDEALAVRAGGVRAPVLSWLNPPDADFASALRADVALAVADPATLVAVGRAARRTGRRAAVHLHVDVGMGREGCPPSAWDALCVLARELQGTGALRVVGVMGHMSSADRPGDGRDTREVLLFRNAVRSARRRGLGPLVRHLAATAATVTGAADGFDLHRVGAGLFGIDPSGTTTALRDTLSLTTTVVSARAVPTGTRIGYGGDHVTDRPTNTALLPLGYADGLPRAASGRAVVWVRGRRRPLVGRFSMDSVVVDTGDDLLLPGERVTVFGPRASGAGAGTGAVGRDAVPTVAEWAAWADTIPHELVTRVGTRVARVHRTTTRADADSAAHPRGDDAAPVPSEHSPSGRPPSVRSPIHHQEGHRA; translated from the coding sequence GTGACCGCGCCGGTCTCCGAACTGCTCGTCCACGACGACGCGGTGCGGGCGAACACAGCCCACTTCGCCGCCCTGACGGGCGGACGCCTGATGGCCGTGCTCAAGGCCGACGGCTTCGGGCACGGCGCGGTCGCGCGGTCCGTCCTGGAGGCGGGGGCCGGCTCCGTCGGCGTGACGAGCGTCGACGAGGCACTCGCGGTCCGCGCCGGGGGCGTCCGCGCGCCCGTGCTCAGCTGGCTCAACCCGCCGGACGCCGACTTCGCGTCGGCACTCCGTGCCGACGTCGCGCTCGCCGTCGCCGACCCGGCGACGCTCGTCGCCGTGGGGCGAGCCGCCCGCCGGACCGGACGTCGCGCCGCCGTCCACCTGCACGTCGACGTCGGGATGGGACGGGAGGGCTGTCCGCCGTCGGCGTGGGACGCGCTGTGCGTCCTCGCGCGGGAGCTGCAGGGGACGGGGGCGCTGCGTGTCGTCGGGGTGATGGGGCACATGTCCTCGGCCGACCGACCCGGGGACGGGCGGGACACCCGCGAGGTGCTGCTCTTCCGGAACGCCGTCCGGAGCGCCCGTCGACGGGGGCTCGGCCCGCTCGTGCGCCACCTGGCGGCGACCGCGGCGACGGTCACCGGAGCCGCCGACGGGTTCGACCTGCACCGGGTCGGCGCGGGACTGTTCGGGATCGACCCCTCGGGCACGACGACCGCCCTGCGCGACACGCTCTCCCTGACGACGACCGTGGTGTCCGCGCGGGCGGTGCCGACCGGGACCCGGATCGGGTACGGCGGCGACCACGTGACCGACCGGCCCACGAACACCGCGCTGCTGCCGCTCGGGTACGCCGACGGGCTGCCCCGCGCCGCCTCGGGCCGCGCGGTGGTGTGGGTCCGGGGACGGCGACGCCCGCTCGTCGGCCGCTTCTCGATGGACAGCGTCGTCGTCGACACGGGCGACGACCTGCTGCTGCCCGGCGAGCGCGTCACGGTGTTCGGGCCCCGGGCGAGCGGCGCGGGTGCCGGTACCGGTGCCGTCGGCCGGGACGCCGTGCCGACCGTGGCGGAGTGGGCGGCCTGGGCCGACACGATCCCGCACGAACTCGTCACCCGGGTCGGCACGCGCGTCGCCCGGGTGCACCGCACCACCACCCGCGCCGACGCCGACTCCGCGGCACACCCCCGCGGAGACGACGCTGCCCCCGTGCCGTCCGAGCACTCGCCGTCCGGGCGCCCGCCGTCCGTCCGCTCCCCGATCCACCACCAGGAGGGCCACCGTGCCTGA
- a CDS encoding M15 family metallopeptidase, with the protein MLHSLHTPVPVRHRPRRSRALPLVVVLVLVLAAAVVAGALAVAAPGGPSWPGAASVGAGAAGTEGATGPAGGEAPSGASVFDDDLPAVTKLDPDLLEAVRRAARDAEGDGVRFVVNSGWRSAALQERLLDDAVAEYGSRDEAARWVSTPQTSLHVRGEAIDIGDWDAAEWLQDHGAGYGLCQVYDNEAWHFELRPEAPEAGCPRLYADPTADPRMQR; encoded by the coding sequence ATGCTCCACTCCCTGCACACCCCGGTCCCCGTCCGTCACCGACCGCGTCGGTCCCGCGCGCTGCCCCTGGTCGTCGTCCTCGTGCTGGTCCTGGCTGCCGCGGTGGTCGCGGGAGCGCTCGCCGTCGCCGCCCCGGGCGGACCGTCCTGGCCGGGAGCCGCCTCCGTCGGCGCCGGTGCCGCCGGCACGGAGGGCGCGACCGGACCCGCGGGCGGTGAGGCGCCCTCCGGCGCCTCGGTGTTCGACGACGACCTGCCCGCCGTGACGAAGCTCGACCCGGACCTGCTCGAGGCCGTCCGCCGTGCCGCCCGCGACGCCGAGGGGGACGGCGTCCGCTTCGTGGTGAACAGCGGCTGGCGGTCCGCCGCGCTGCAGGAACGCCTGCTCGACGACGCGGTGGCCGAGTACGGCTCCCGCGACGAGGCCGCGCGATGGGTCTCGACCCCGCAGACGTCGTTGCACGTCCGCGGCGAGGCGATCGACATCGGCGACTGGGACGCCGCCGAGTGGTTGCAGGACCACGGCGCCGGGTACGGGCTCTGCCAGGTCTACGACAACGAGGCGTGGCACTTCGAGCTCCGGCCCGAGGCGCCCGAGGCCGGCTGCCCCCGCCTCTACGCGGACCCGACGGCCGACCCGCGGATGCAGCGGTGA
- a CDS encoding response regulator transcription factor has translation MRVLILEDEPLLAGAVRDGLRLEAIAADVAADGDAALELLAVNRYDVAVLDRDVPGPSGDEVAEHVVATGSGTPILMLTAADRLDDKASGFAAGADDYLTKPFELRELVLRIRALDRRRPERRPPVLEVAGVRLDPFRREVFRGGHHVALTRKQFAVLEVLVQAGGGVVSAEQLLERAWDEHADPFTNAVRITVSALRKRLGEPWAIVTVPGVGYRMDVPTAADTAVDRAAGVDAGRAADGPPR, from the coding sequence GTGCGTGTACTGATCCTCGAGGACGAACCCCTGCTGGCCGGGGCGGTGCGGGACGGCCTGCGGCTCGAGGCGATCGCCGCGGACGTCGCGGCCGACGGGGACGCCGCGCTCGAGCTCCTCGCGGTGAACCGCTACGACGTCGCCGTGCTCGACCGGGACGTCCCGGGGCCGTCCGGCGACGAGGTGGCCGAGCACGTCGTCGCGACCGGGTCCGGCACGCCGATCCTCATGCTCACCGCCGCGGACCGGCTCGACGACAAGGCGTCCGGGTTCGCCGCGGGTGCCGACGACTACCTGACGAAGCCGTTCGAGCTGCGGGAGCTCGTGCTGCGGATCCGCGCGCTCGACCGGCGTCGTCCGGAGCGTCGGCCGCCCGTGCTCGAGGTCGCCGGGGTCCGGCTCGACCCGTTCCGCCGCGAGGTCTTCCGGGGCGGCCACCACGTCGCGCTGACCCGCAAGCAGTTCGCCGTCCTCGAGGTCCTGGTGCAGGCCGGGGGCGGCGTGGTCAGCGCCGAGCAACTGCTCGAACGAGCCTGGGACGAGCACGCCGACCCGTTCACGAACGCCGTGCGCATCACCGTCTCGGCGCTCCGCAAGCGGCTCGGGGAGCCCTGGGCGATCGTGACCGTGCCCGGCGTCGGCTACCGGATGGACGTGCCCACGGCCGCGGACACGGCGGTCGACCGGGCTGCGGGCGTCGACGCGGGTCGTGCTGCGGACGGTCCCCCGCGGTGA
- a CDS encoding HAMP domain-containing sensor histidine kinase has protein sequence MTDRRPGPSVRLRLALSYAGVVVVTAALLLTVVWLFLLRYVPVGNLTTTDGHVPDRTDLVRAFVPPAVWAFLVLVVLGVVGGWLLAGRVLDPLRRLTEASRAVSSGALDHRVDLPGRRDEFRELADAFDGMVARLAADVAEQQRFAANASHELRTPLATTRALLEVAVREPGNDPAAVLDRLRVVNERAIDLTESLLVLARAGRRVPDPEPVDLSLLVEDAVETLLPLAEARGVALDADADADADADADTDADDDRDTDTAAHVHTDAAWTTGSPALLLQLVTNLVQNAVVHNVGPGGWVRIRTGGSSADGGAGTVVLLVENTGPRVPRAVLPTLTEPFQRAASRRRDEDTGAGLGLAIVAAIVAAHGGALTVDARDGGGLSVRVALPSASPPVRPRQP, from the coding sequence GTGACGGACCGTCGCCCCGGGCCGAGCGTCCGCCTCCGCCTCGCGCTGAGCTACGCGGGCGTCGTCGTCGTCACGGCCGCCCTGCTGCTGACCGTGGTGTGGCTCTTCCTGCTCCGCTACGTGCCGGTCGGCAACCTCACGACCACGGACGGGCACGTGCCGGACCGGACCGACCTGGTCCGCGCCTTCGTCCCGCCGGCGGTCTGGGCGTTCCTCGTGCTCGTCGTGCTCGGTGTCGTCGGCGGCTGGCTGCTCGCCGGCCGGGTGCTCGACCCGCTGCGGCGGTTGACCGAGGCCTCGCGGGCGGTGTCCTCCGGCGCCCTCGACCACCGCGTCGACCTGCCGGGGCGACGGGACGAGTTCCGCGAGCTCGCCGACGCCTTCGACGGCATGGTCGCGCGCCTGGCCGCCGACGTCGCCGAGCAGCAGCGCTTCGCCGCGAACGCCTCGCACGAGCTCCGGACGCCGCTCGCCACGACGCGGGCCCTGCTCGAGGTCGCCGTCCGCGAGCCGGGCAACGACCCCGCGGCGGTGCTCGACCGGCTCCGCGTGGTGAACGAGCGGGCGATCGACCTGACCGAGTCGCTCCTGGTGCTGGCCCGCGCCGGTCGACGCGTGCCCGACCCGGAGCCCGTCGACCTGTCGCTCCTCGTCGAGGACGCCGTCGAGACCCTGCTGCCCCTGGCCGAGGCGCGCGGCGTCGCGCTGGACGCAGACGCAGACGCAGACGCAGACGCAGACGCAGACACAGACGCAGACGACGACCGCGACACCGACACCGCCGCGCACGTCCACACCGACGCGGCGTGGACGACGGGGTCGCCCGCGCTGCTCCTGCAGCTCGTGACGAACCTCGTGCAGAACGCCGTCGTGCACAACGTCGGACCGGGCGGGTGGGTGCGGATCCGGACGGGTGGGTCGTCGGCGGACGGCGGTGCCGGCACCGTGGTGCTGCTCGTCGAGAACACCGGCCCGCGGGTCCCGCGTGCGGTCCTGCCGACGCTGACCGAACCGTTCCAGCGTGCCGCGTCCCGACGCCGGGACGAGGACACCGGCGCGGGACTCGGACTCGCCATCGTGGCGGCGATCGTCGCTGCGCACGGCGGCGCGCTGACCGTGGACGCCCGGGACGGCGGCGGGCTCAGCGTCCGGGTGGCGTTGCCGTCGGCGTCCCCGCCGGTGCGACCCCGTCAGCCGTAG
- a CDS encoding DMT family transporter has protein sequence MNALLYVLVALTWGSSFFFAKIGLEGLAPQQVATVRTVLGAVTLVGILLVTRRRWPRDRRVWGHLFVVAVFLNAVPSSLMAWAEQTVPSGLASIYNATTPIMTLLALAVLVPTERLSRRQVLGIVTGIVGVLVLVGPWDLVGDPRVLATVPGQLALLGMTASYGVGLAWLRRFGVGSGQDPTTVATVQLSLAALLMLVVAPVVATGPVRLDWRIVAAMVALGAVGTGLAYAWNTRLVGAWGAGRASTVTYLTPVVGVGLGVLVLGEPLRWNEPVGGVVVLAGIALASGLLRGRRVAAGAAGAGRGPARAADGPAGAAGPAGATADGVAPAGTPTATPPGR, from the coding sequence GTGAACGCCCTCCTCTACGTGCTCGTGGCCCTGACCTGGGGCTCCAGCTTCTTCTTCGCCAAGATCGGGCTCGAGGGGCTCGCCCCGCAGCAGGTCGCCACCGTGCGCACGGTGCTCGGCGCGGTGACGCTGGTCGGCATCCTGCTCGTCACCCGTCGCCGCTGGCCGCGCGACCGCCGTGTGTGGGGCCACTTGTTCGTCGTCGCGGTGTTCCTCAACGCGGTGCCGTCCTCGCTCATGGCGTGGGCGGAGCAGACCGTGCCGTCCGGGCTCGCGAGCATCTACAACGCGACGACCCCGATCATGACGCTGCTCGCGCTCGCGGTGCTCGTGCCGACCGAACGCCTGTCCCGCCGACAGGTCCTCGGCATCGTGACCGGGATCGTCGGGGTGCTCGTCCTGGTCGGGCCGTGGGACCTCGTCGGGGACCCGCGCGTGCTCGCGACGGTGCCCGGGCAGCTGGCCCTGCTCGGCATGACGGCGTCGTACGGCGTCGGTCTCGCCTGGCTCCGCCGCTTCGGTGTCGGCAGCGGGCAGGACCCGACGACCGTCGCGACCGTGCAGCTCAGCCTGGCGGCGCTGCTCATGCTGGTGGTCGCGCCCGTGGTCGCGACCGGTCCGGTGCGGCTGGACTGGAGGATCGTGGCCGCGATGGTCGCGCTCGGTGCGGTGGGCACGGGGCTGGCCTACGCGTGGAACACGCGCCTGGTCGGCGCGTGGGGTGCGGGCCGCGCGTCGACCGTGACGTACCTGACGCCGGTGGTCGGGGTGGGGCTCGGGGTGCTCGTGCTCGGTGAGCCGCTGCGGTGGAACGAGCCGGTGGGCGGGGTCGTCGTCCTCGCCGGGATCGCGCTCGCGTCGGGGTTGCTGCGCGGGCGGCGGGTCGCTGCCGGGGCGGCCGGGGCGGGGCGCGGGCCGGCCCGGGCTGCAGACGGTCCGGCCGGGGCTGCCGGTCCGGCCGGGGCTACGGCTGACGGGGTCGCACCGGCGGGGACGCCGACGGCAACGCCACCCGGACGCTGA